The Haematobia irritans isolate KBUSLIRL chromosome 1, ASM5000362v1, whole genome shotgun sequence DNA segment cgggatttcgggaAGGGATTTATCCCGAGTGACAGCCCTATTTATAACTAGAAAGGAACTGTTCTGAAGTAGGCAAGAGGTTCAAAAACCACCAGTACTCGTCCAGATACAAGTCAATAAGTCTTTCAACATGGTTCAGCGAACATATTAGCTAAATgcgcaagaagtaaaatagaaGCAAAAGTAATTGGTTTATAAATGAAGGTGTAAACTGGTTTCAAATGTGAAACAGATAGAATGATCTACCCTTTACACAGCTACTTTATAGCCCATTCACTTTTTTGTAAGGCAAATGACTGTTGAAATCTATTTAAAGTTGActttgaaagtgtaatgtgtATGAGTTTTATATGAAggagcataagcgtaggaaggcctctggggagggggcttagacccccccagaaaaaatttagccccccccccagaatttgaaaacctatttacgattttacatttttattaaaattaaacaagtatatacaaccgcacaaagttccgatggcaatgtttgaagtctgatatttatgaaatagagctatgattgaacttatggtttagtttaataactaaagctcctttattatattgtttagcctggtttagtcatcttaattaaaaaatagtaattggtattaaaactattctttcataaattaataatgctacaaaaaaacgtcgccaaaaaagaagtgaaaatgttctttttgggtccggaagtggtgcaaaattggcggagaagcgaaaaatattgtcgtgaggtcaaagatttcatgtctttaaaatacgaatacaaattttgcttagcgtagaagacgcatttctctaaaataaagttattttccttgtccaaaagtcgataaacttttcaatgaagtcatattgtccttataattaagtgatttgacttaaaaatgggtatcttaacatgaaagaaaaaatttatagactaaggtcaacttgactttaataattcagaaaaattctttaaatgtaatgaaattgtctttaaatttgttgtctttttgcatcttgactacaaagcaaaaaatcgttcaaatataggacatgtttttcaaaactttattttaaagaagttttttactttaaacatagcataatttctactggaagtcgagtcctaatttggaaaataaagttgccgttaactcgtttttaaaggattttgatagcatatgaagaaaaaaagctgagaaagcgaaaaattaaaatttgtttcctagaagcaagtacacaaaacctaattttaaaagatatttgtcttaaaagtatccttacttttattctccgcttctttggctcggaatcaataccaaattttttaaagtaaagccaaaatctttggaaccgagtatgctttttttcagtgtaataggaactcgtcatagaacgaatgtccaacgtttcaacagccgttgcaataaatttgcatcacttcttacggtgtgatcagaattcagtgttttgaatgtgaattaaaaaatcgtgtgatattttcccaaataaataatttttatatattcgttttttatttgatttttggtcgaccttttgttagaattatataagtatttataaagacctcgagcttcaagaaacattaatttgtaataatttttatatttgtttgaatattttcaaaaatgatcgatttttctataatagatttagcagttttgtggcaaaatttgaataatttttaccattttatttattcttactcattttttaaactatttgaaaaaataaaacaacaattacgcattaaaatatgaaaaaactgaagtaaaaacttcctgtgtagttaatataattaacttctttgtgaggacatttttgaaagtgcttttaaagttgtgcctttaaaacaaatcctaatttttttgctgggaaaagtgtggaactacttttagttgctttattatatattattttgatgtcttttttcattcatttttatgaaataaaacaataattgcttcaaattacaaataaagataataataataataataataataataattgaacttatgagttcagtctataaatttttagctaggggggctatagccccccctaggaaagttGTCCAGCTACGCTAATGTGAAGGAGTCGGGTCACATCTTATCTTATTATACCCCACaacgatttattttatttatttattatttctttccGAATCCAAGCAGCACCGCCATATATGGATTCCAATTTTAACAttacaactgcttacaaaatttatatacaaacgaataaatataaaacagttaacaaaaaatatgaatattttaaaaaatataaaaactacaCCATGGTAATTCAGCTGAAAAAATGAAtacagtagcaaaaattgttttgcttacaaaaaatcataaataaaaaacaataaatgaaaaaagaacaGATCCAACATGAATATATGTACGACTATTCTTATATGCTCACATGGGTTTAGccatttccaaatttaaataaCGGACATTTTCATTAACATTGTACGATAAATCAATTTCAAGGGTGTAGTTTTGTGTACTAAATTGTTCTAAAAATACAACACTGTATTGTAGTGTTCTTTGATTGAATGTTCTTTCTCGTTCAACCACCATCACAATTGAAACTGACAATTTGCTTACCGCATATAACAAGTCAGGTTGGCCGAGCGGTCTAAGGCGCCAGATTTAAGCTCTGGTTCCCGAGAGGGAGCGTGGGTTCGAACCCCACACCTGACAATtgctttttatattattttgtttttaatatattattaattaaatacaattaaCCACCCTAATGATTTTTTTAGCAGTTGTACTACTCTATAGAGTTAATAGTTTTCGGTACCATATAGAGATTATTTATAAGAATTCATTGTGATATAGCTAAGAAGGTTTATCGATGCATGTgatatctgctcagatatatgcTTATGATTAGCACCTTCgggaaacaattaaaaataatgtttttttaccAACCTTCgggaaacaattaaaaataatgctTTTTACCAAAATTAGTTTTGGTTTGgagaacaaataaaatatgcGATATCGatacttatagaaaaaaaaaatctgctaaGAATATAAGTCGATGTCTGCTATATTATTTCgggttttaaaatgttacctaaAGTAAAGAATAATGTCTATCCTCAAATATCCCTAAAAACATACaaattctgttttttgtttctttcgtACGGTCCCATCGCCCACTTTCCCGCCCCTTCCGACCGTGAGGGCCTCGTCCCCATGACGTAGGGACAGCGTACACAACATGATCCGGACCATGGCGGGGTGGAGGCAGAGGGATTTAAGCAGCTACAGAGGACTCATCAGCCGAATATATTACAACACAAGACCAAATATTAAGTTATTCAATAAAACAAATGTATTAGTTatccaaatatgctaaaattctgGACTTCACCGTTTCAATACTTAAGTTAGTGTCAACTAGAtgatagattgaattaaaattaatgcacatcctacgaataggctccacagaagcataattcgaacgttgaaaatcaatgaaaaGTAACTGGTAATTCCTAGATGCCCTAAAAGGAACATTTATCCTAACATTTAGCCTATACATCATCATGGAGCTCAACATCGTCCGTCGACTCCTAAGAGTAGGCAAATGAATCAGCCTCAATCTAGAAGTGTAAGGAGGAAGTATTCCGATTTTTAGCAATTAGAACTTTTTATTGCATTGCGATAGATTATATAGATAGTTAACTTTTGTTTATTCGTTTCAGCCAAACTAATTTGAGAGAGCCACCTATTAAACCTATATACCAAAAAtactccacattggtccatgtggacattttggcccaatttttattaatatcggCAGATTTCTTTATTGTATttgtaattttcaatatttgatgATCCATATTTCTTAAACTGtctgatattatttttatttattttgcaaaccatttttatttattatacgatCGTAAAATAAGTGATAACATCATCGACGACAaaacttttattgctaaaattttatataaacaaaattgattTCATACAACTTATTAAGAATATCATGTATTAATTAAATgcacaaattttttgatattagtAACATGACCAACATATTATACATTTGCAACAATTAACTAAAGCGTTATTGTTTTGCTTGAACAAATATACAATGGCACAGTTTCATATTATGGGGCTACTACTTTATTCACCAATTTACCGATGCATTGAATTTCACTTTCAATAACATCGCCAGCTTTAAGGTATTCGGGAGGGTTACGATACATGCCAACACCTTTAGGAGTTCCAGTTAAAATAATATCACCAGGAATCAGTGTCATAGACCTACATAAGGTAaacaaacaattaattgattagttacaaaatgacaaaaatcttaaaattataGTGTAGGATTATAAATTATATTGTCCTAAACCATATTGCTCAAAAAACTTACTGAGACAAACGGCTAATCATATCATCAATTTTGTATATCATATTGTCGGTATTGCTACGTTGTTTTTCTACTCCGTTAATTTTACACACCATTTCCAAATTTTGGGGATCTTTTATGAGACTCTTATGTACAATAGAAGGACCTATTGGCAGGAATGTATCCATAGATttaccaattaaaaattgtccaccatttcgtTCTTTTTGCCAGTCTCGAGCAGATATATCTTGGGCTACGCTGTAACCAAATACATAATCTAATGCTTGTTCACGGGTTACATCTTTGCATTTCTGTCCTATGATAACTGCCAATTCCACTTCCCAATCCATTTTCTGAAATAGATTTAAAGTGTCATGGAAAGTCGTTTAGGTTGTTTTAAGAGATAACGAAATGAAATATCTCtattttttgctaaaaatttgtcTTTGGCTCTATATGTTCAACAATTTTCGGATGTTGAAGTATTCTATTCAACTAATTAATGTTAATATTATTCAGTAATTAATATTAAACGCCAGCGTATTGATAACATAAATGTATGTGTACTCacgtttgttattttgtgagctATAACATTGCCCCTTGGACCCACAAGTGTGTTGTTGAATTTACTAAAGAACATAGGTCTTTTTGGTGGCTCCTTATTTTGTTCCTCGCAATGATCTTGGTAGTTAAGACctatacatataattttttcaggattggtaacGGGTGGGAGTAGGGTGATTGAATCATTCATTTCCTCGCTTTTgaaattcttcaatttttcttccaattcagataacgaataattttgtttgataaATGTGATCATGTCGTTTGAGACACATGATCCCGATGATAGTTCAACCAATGAGGTTCCATCTTCCGTTACCACACCCAAACGTTTGCGATCATCGTTTTTACGTAAGAATTGGACAAATCTCATTTTTGGCACCTTCCTTTGCGTATCAATAAGAAACAAGAAATTATCGCTTATCGTGATTCCAGACCTTCACTAACTTACGTTTCACTACTATACGAACGCATACAGCCATACAATCCAGTTGTGGGTCGGTGTGCGTGATATCTTAAGATTCCAAATGCTCGTACCGCTGCCATTCTGTCGATGAATTTATGCAATTGCAATATAGTTACTGATAATTTATACCCTATATAGCACGTTCTTATATAAGGGATGTGATCCAAGTTAGATctttaagaaaaattcgcaaataatttgttgttttttgtttccgataggatgtaaataaataatagcCGGAAAATTTATGCAATCACAATAACAAATTTGACATTTCTCAACAGATGTTACTTTACACGATGACTTTAGTATATTATagcttaaggtgggtactatgtttgttggcacgaaaaaaacttcacttaaccattctttcgcgttgaaaaatgagagtgttgacaatacatttcgaacgaagaaaacagctattttggagctattccgcgtttatttctccgcaatttaattgacagcatcgccaaatgtcatactatttttacttatacatacgcagcagctgattgtttacatacacgcattcatgataattgttttgaaaagtgtttttctaccagtttttggattgttttgcaaaaaaatctcatacagcactggacactaataattgttaagaataaagcaccagccgctctactcctggtgtcttaccacattctgcaacagcttttacaacatgtggtacattgtcttcttcagcttttccaaatggataccgtcaatttgtaacgcacatcaaaaaaacatataattccggtgttatGCTAACTTTTACATCGTGCGCAGCAATGGACTCATTCATCAACAAACTTAGTTCGTTA contains these protein-coding regions:
- the LOC142221956 gene encoding oxaloacetate tautomerase Fahd2a, mitochondrial, encoding MAAVRAFGILRYHAHRPTTGLYGCMRSYSSETKVPKMRFVQFLRKNDDRKRLGVVTEDGTSLVELSSGSCVSNDMITFIKQNYSLSELEEKLKNFKSEEMNDSITLLPPVTNPEKIICIGLNYQDHCEEQNKEPPKRPMFFSKFNNTLVGPRGNVIAHKITNKMDWEVELAVIIGQKCKDVTREQALDYVFGYSVAQDISARDWQKERNGGQFLIGKSMDTFLPIGPSIVHKSLIKDPQNLEMVCKINGVEKQRSNTDNMIYKIDDMISRLSQSMTLIPGDIILTGTPKGVGMYRNPPEYLKAGDVIESEIQCIGKLVNKVVAP